In a single window of the Acidobacteriota bacterium genome:
- a CDS encoding TAT-variant-translocated molybdopterin oxidoreductase: MPNKVSNNSFAALRDKVLAQDGKQYWRSIEEFVDAPEFEAAVKEEYPHAIEDWDNSLSRRNFVKVMGASLALAGLSGCVIQPPEQIVPYVRPQEGLLPGVANYFATTISLGGVGVGLLAKSYEGRPVKVEGNPEHPGSRGGTDAIAQASILGMYDPDRSQQITFRGSPSNWATFMTAVRTAIEENRADGGAGVRFLAETVTSRTLIDQFTRLKAELPNAKLVQYEPVNNDNVLAGAKMAFGSPAQPVYNLSGAKRILTLGADIFSSFSVANIKEFAKGRSVSEEGSEMNRLYAVETTPTLTGAKADHAIAVKPSQMTAFAKAVAKAVGVAGAESDYTENADWIAAMAKDLVANPGMSVVIAGKDQPPMVHAIANAINDKLGAVGKSVTFIEPLSPNAEVSQLDQLKELFGDIEAGKVRLLFILGGNPVYNTPIDLRIDGEKLMKVNTRVHLGLYADETAEFCQWHVPEKHFLEMWSDARAYDGTASIVQPLIEPLYGGKSIHEVVQLAFKENFEKKDLDIVKEYWQKTGLSGAAPRPAATPAVAAVPANTASAPAPANGTAPANGSAPAPAATPAAAAPAAATTAPAGFEANWRKAVHDGVIANTASPVKSVTASTGFLSQPDTKPAGGGALEIQICPDPCVYDGRFANNGWLQELPNPLNKVTWENVGLISPKTAAKLGINSANDPREMAGGGLGISFVTTKGGNLLSDLVTVKYQGAEIKKPVPMWVTPGQPDDVVTIYMGYGRTRAGKVGTGLGYNAFDVRRSDAMSYGMGELAKTGEQTNIASTQIHFNMEGRDLLRVWNIEDYKANPDMGHQHDEYPKSMYPYEEHQKLYEQNYKWAMSIDLNSCVGCNACVVACQSENNIPVVGKEQVERSREMHWLRIDTYYGGDDINAPDGPHFQPVLCMQCEQAPCEVVCPVHATVHSAEGLNDMVYNRCVGTRYCSNNCPYKVRRFNFLLYQDWNTPQYKLMRNPEVSIRSRGVMEKCTFCTQRISMARIEAEKDGRKIRDGEVTTACQSACPAEAITFGDLHDKESKIYKAKKDHRDYKLLNELNTQPRTTYLAALKNPNKEMPDYLKREQRKPHVIGKKKAEKGGEAH; encoded by the coding sequence ATGCCCAATAAGGTAAGCAATAACAGTTTCGCCGCATTGAGGGACAAGGTCCTCGCCCAAGATGGCAAGCAGTACTGGCGAAGCATCGAAGAATTTGTTGACGCTCCTGAGTTCGAAGCGGCCGTTAAGGAAGAATATCCGCACGCTATCGAGGACTGGGACAATTCGCTCAGCCGCCGCAATTTCGTGAAAGTGATGGGAGCATCACTTGCGCTCGCCGGCTTGAGCGGCTGCGTTATTCAGCCGCCCGAGCAGATCGTGCCATATGTCAGGCCGCAGGAAGGCCTTTTGCCGGGCGTGGCGAACTATTTTGCGACGACGATCTCTCTTGGAGGGGTAGGCGTCGGGCTTTTGGCAAAATCATACGAGGGTCGTCCCGTTAAGGTAGAAGGGAACCCGGAACACCCCGGAAGCCGCGGCGGAACCGACGCTATCGCCCAAGCGTCCATACTAGGGATGTACGATCCCGACCGTTCGCAGCAGATCACCTTCCGCGGAAGCCCCAGCAACTGGGCAACTTTTATGACCGCAGTCAGGACCGCGATCGAAGAAAATCGGGCGGACGGTGGAGCCGGCGTCAGATTTCTGGCCGAAACGGTCACATCGCGGACTTTAATTGACCAATTCACGCGGCTGAAAGCGGAACTTCCGAACGCAAAATTGGTTCAATACGAACCGGTCAACAACGATAACGTTCTGGCCGGTGCGAAAATGGCATTCGGCTCGCCGGCACAGCCCGTTTACAACCTATCAGGAGCCAAACGCATTTTGACCCTCGGCGCTGACATTTTCTCGTCGTTCAGCGTTGCGAATATAAAGGAATTTGCTAAGGGCCGGTCTGTTTCCGAAGAAGGTTCGGAAATGAACCGTCTGTACGCGGTCGAGACCACTCCGACGCTGACCGGAGCAAAAGCGGACCATGCGATCGCTGTGAAGCCGAGCCAAATGACGGCGTTCGCAAAGGCGGTCGCGAAGGCTGTCGGTGTCGCCGGGGCAGAATCCGACTATACAGAGAACGCAGATTGGATCGCCGCAATGGCCAAGGACCTCGTCGCCAATCCGGGAATGAGTGTGGTCATCGCCGGTAAAGATCAGCCGCCGATGGTTCACGCTATCGCGAACGCGATCAACGACAAACTCGGAGCGGTCGGCAAATCGGTAACATTCATTGAGCCGCTGTCACCTAACGCGGAAGTGTCTCAGCTGGATCAGCTGAAGGAACTCTTCGGCGATATCGAGGCAGGCAAGGTCCGGCTCTTGTTCATTCTCGGGGGAAATCCGGTTTACAACACTCCCATTGATCTTCGGATCGATGGCGAGAAGCTGATGAAGGTGAATACGCGGGTCCATCTAGGCCTCTATGCCGACGAGACCGCGGAGTTTTGCCAATGGCATGTTCCCGAAAAACACTTTTTGGAAATGTGGAGCGATGCCCGTGCGTATGACGGCACCGCGTCGATCGTTCAGCCGCTCATCGAGCCGCTTTACGGCGGAAAGAGCATCCACGAGGTCGTCCAATTAGCGTTCAAAGAAAATTTTGAGAAAAAAGATCTCGATATAGTCAAAGAATATTGGCAAAAGACGGGATTGAGCGGTGCTGCTCCGCGGCCCGCCGCTACGCCTGCCGTTGCTGCTGTCCCTGCGAATACTGCATCCGCTCCGGCCCCGGCCAACGGCACGGCTCCGGCGAATGGATCCGCTCCCGCGCCTGCGGCTACGCCTGCAGCGGCTGCTCCGGCAGCAGCGACGACAGCTCCCGCGGGCTTTGAGGCGAATTGGCGCAAGGCCGTTCACGACGGCGTGATCGCGAATACGGCATCGCCCGTTAAGTCGGTCACTGCGTCAACCGGTTTTCTTTCGCAACCCGATACGAAACCTGCCGGCGGCGGTGCACTTGAGATACAGATCTGTCCCGATCCGTGCGTTTATGATGGCCGTTTTGCCAACAACGGATGGCTGCAGGAGCTTCCGAATCCGCTCAACAAGGTCACTTGGGAGAATGTCGGCCTCATTAGTCCGAAGACCGCGGCAAAGCTCGGCATCAACTCCGCCAATGACCCGCGTGAAATGGCCGGCGGCGGGCTAGGCATCAGTTTCGTGACGACAAAGGGCGGTAACCTTCTTTCTGATCTCGTAACAGTTAAGTATCAGGGAGCCGAGATCAAAAAGCCTGTTCCCATGTGGGTCACGCCGGGACAGCCCGATGACGTGGTCACGATCTACATGGGCTATGGCCGTACGCGTGCGGGCAAGGTCGGAACCGGACTCGGCTACAATGCGTTCGACGTTCGCCGCTCTGACGCCATGAGCTACGGTATGGGCGAGCTTGCAAAGACGGGCGAGCAGACGAACATCGCGTCAACGCAGATCCATTTCAATATGGAAGGCCGCGACCTGCTGCGTGTCTGGAATATCGAGGATTACAAAGCGAATCCCGATATGGGGCATCAGCATGACGAATATCCTAAGTCGATGTACCCCTACGAAGAGCATCAAAAGCTCTACGAACAGAATTACAAATGGGCGATGTCGATCGACCTGAATTCGTGCGTAGGCTGCAACGCTTGTGTGGTTGCCTGTCAGAGCGAGAACAATATTCCGGTCGTAGGCAAAGAGCAGGTCGAGCGCAGCCGTGAAATGCACTGGCTTCGTATCGACACCTATTACGGCGGCGACGACATCAATGCCCCCGACGGCCCGCATTTCCAGCCCGTTCTGTGCATGCAGTGCGAACAGGCACCCTGCGAGGTCGTATGCCCGGTCCATGCCACGGTTCACAGTGCCGAGGGCCTGAACGATATGGTTTACAACCGCTGTGTCGGAACGCGTTACTGCTCGAACAACTGTCCCTACAAGGTGCGCAGATTCAACTTCCTGCTGTATCAGGATTGGAATACGCCGCAGTACAAGCTGATGCGTAACCCTGAGGTTAGCATCCGCAGCCGCGGTGTGATGGAAAAATGTACATTCTGTACGCAGCGCATTTCGATGGCCCGTATCGAAGCAGAGAAGGACGGCCGCAAGATCCGCGACGGCGAGGTCACCACGGCATGTCAGTCGGCATGTCCGGCCGAGGCGATCACCTTTGGCGATCTGCACGATAAAGAAAGCAAGATCTACAAGGCCAAAAAGGACCACCGCGACTACAAGCTCCTTAACGAGCTCAACACGCAGCCGCGGACGACATATTTGGCAGCTCTGAAGAATCCGAACAAGGAAATGCCGGATTATCTTAAGCGTGAACAGCGAAAGCCCCACGTTATCGGCAAGAAGAAAGCTGAAAAAGGAGGCGAAGCTCACTAA
- a CDS encoding glycosyltransferase family 9 protein, translated as MARAVVDVMRYHLGFIFGISMSRFHRASHFTRSNSTRFLYWAAVLNQVDVLARAFPKTTPSDGRKRVLFVRFDGIGDYVIWTSSFDLIRSLYPAAAYERILVANRSMKDLVDPEMFEQAVFVDQQKFVTNPRYRFSVMRQVSGFGADVAVNPRLSREFLWNDSVIRVSGAARRIGTHGISNRMTPVQKRISDRWYDILTPEPVPGEHECISNDKFLAFASEKPEPGVHRPPNIGIPAHFGHGLEPKSFAVIFPGAHLADKRWPSEKFASVIDHLNDVYGLRCVIAGGSDDTDRAAAIGALCRSKPLDLTGKTGLLELTRLIGDARIVITNDTSAAHIAVAEDIPVVVITPGNHVGRFFPYPDEMDGRTIMQFSALHEMECFGCCWNCIYSERPADEPTPCVKDVPVGTVIAGIQSLL; from the coding sequence ATGGCTCGTGCCGTTGTGGACGTGATGCGTTATCATCTAGGCTTCATTTTCGGTATTTCGATGTCGAGATTTCATAGGGCCTCACATTTTACGCGCAGCAACAGTACGCGGTTCCTTTACTGGGCCGCGGTATTGAATCAGGTGGACGTGCTCGCGCGGGCCTTTCCGAAAACTACGCCGTCAGACGGCAGAAAGCGTGTATTGTTCGTCAGGTTCGACGGCATAGGCGACTACGTTATTTGGACGTCGAGTTTCGACCTGATCAGATCTCTCTATCCGGCCGCAGCATATGAACGCATTCTTGTCGCGAACAGGTCAATGAAGGATCTGGTAGATCCTGAAATGTTCGAACAGGCCGTTTTTGTAGATCAGCAGAAATTTGTCACGAACCCTCGGTATCGATTTTCCGTCATGCGTCAGGTCAGCGGATTCGGTGCGGATGTTGCGGTGAATCCGAGGCTTTCACGCGAATTTCTGTGGAACGATTCCGTTATAAGGGTCAGCGGTGCAGCGAGGCGTATCGGTACGCATGGCATCTCGAACAGGATGACGCCGGTGCAGAAAAGGATATCTGACCGTTGGTACGACATACTTACGCCCGAGCCGGTACCGGGCGAGCACGAATGCATATCGAACGACAAATTTCTTGCGTTCGCTTCGGAAAAGCCCGAACCGGGTGTTCACCGCCCGCCGAATATCGGTATTCCGGCTCATTTCGGCCATGGACTCGAACCGAAGAGTTTTGCGGTCATATTCCCGGGTGCTCATTTGGCTGACAAGCGTTGGCCTTCGGAAAAGTTTGCGTCAGTTATAGACCACCTGAATGATGTATACGGATTAAGGTGTGTGATCGCCGGCGGAAGCGATGATACGGATCGTGCCGCAGCTATCGGAGCATTGTGCAGATCAAAGCCGTTGGACCTGACAGGGAAAACGGGCCTGCTTGAACTGACGCGGCTTATCGGTGATGCACGGATCGTTATCACAAATGATACGAGTGCGGCACATATTGCGGTAGCAGAGGATATACCGGTCGTCGTGATCACGCCGGGTAACCATGTCGGCCGGTTTTTTCCGTATCCCGACGAAATGGACGGCAGAACCATCATGCAGTTTTCTGCATTGCACGAAATGGAGTGTTTTGGCTGCTGTTGGAACTGCATATACTCTGAACGCCCTGCTGACGAACCGACGCCCTGCGTCAAGGATGTTCCGGTAGGAACAGTCATAGCAGGCATCCAGTCTCTCCTTTGA
- a CDS encoding DUF3341 domain-containing protein gives MAKNIYGILAEFDTATQLVDAARKVRDAGYRKTDAFSPFPLHEIDEALGIKRSILPYLIFAGGITGLLAGFGLQYFVHVIDWPIIVGGRPHLSLPAFVPPAYELTILFSAFVAVFGMLFLNGLPSPYHPVFNVPRFALATREKFFLVVEAADEKFDHTETRKFMETLGAQEVFDVPE, from the coding sequence ATGGCCAAAAACATCTATGGCATATTAGCTGAATTCGATACCGCGACCCAGTTGGTCGATGCGGCTCGAAAGGTGCGCGACGCCGGTTACAGAAAGACCGACGCGTTCTCGCCTTTTCCGCTGCACGAGATCGATGAGGCATTGGGCATCAAGCGGAGCATATTGCCCTACCTGATCTTCGCCGGCGGCATAACGGGCCTGCTTGCAGGTTTCGGCCTGCAGTATTTCGTCCACGTGATCGACTGGCCGATCATTGTCGGCGGCAGGCCGCATTTGAGCCTTCCGGCCTTTGTCCCGCCGGCATACGAGCTGACGATCCTATTCTCGGCGTTCGTGGCTGTTTTCGGGATGCTGTTCCTTAACGGGCTGCCTTCGCCGTATCATCCTGTTTTTAATGTGCCGAGATTTGCCCTTGCAACACGCGAGAAGTTCTTCTTGGTCGTTGAGGCTGCTGATGAAAAGTTTGATCACACGGAGACCAGGAAGTTCATGGAAACATTGGGAGCTCAGGAGGTGTTCGATGTACCTGAGTAA
- the nrfD gene encoding polysulfide reductase NrfD, with product MQVDKELQQKLRPAMVEGEHTFASVTDKISDVTLKKRTPFHWFIGFGISFLVAQLLLFSVVWLLANGIGVWGNNQPVGWAFDIINFVWWIGIGHAGTLISAILLLLNQKWRTSINRFAEAMTLFAVACAAMFPLLHTGRPWLAAYWLFPYPNTMGIWPQFRSPLIWDVFAVSTYATVSLLFWYVGLIPDFATLRDRAKNKYYRFVYAILAWGWRGSARHWHRYEITYLILAGLSTPLVLSVHSIVSFDFAVSQIPGWHATIFPPYFVAGAIFAGFAMVLILCIPLRHWYRMQDFITHTHLVYMGKVMLATGLIVCYGYAMEAFFGWYSVAEYEVFMVKNRIWEGPYWWSYWLLILCNGMSIQLLWFKRFRESEFWLFTISVVVSVGMWLERFVIIVTSLHRDFLPSSWAMYSPQIWDWTMFIGTIGFFFTLIYLFVRFVPIISIFEVRTLLPDANVHGHQQDFDESVLEVESTYDRTDPPNS from the coding sequence ATGCAGGTTGATAAAGAACTCCAGCAAAAATTAAGGCCCGCGATGGTCGAAGGCGAACACACATTCGCCAGCGTTACGGACAAGATCTCCGACGTTACGCTGAAGAAGCGTACGCCTTTCCACTGGTTCATCGGCTTCGGCATCTCGTTCCTGGTCGCTCAGTTACTGCTCTTTTCGGTGGTTTGGCTGCTTGCGAACGGTATCGGCGTTTGGGGAAATAACCAGCCGGTGGGATGGGCGTTCGACATCATCAACTTCGTTTGGTGGATCGGTATCGGCCACGCAGGTACTCTAATTTCCGCCATTCTTTTGCTTTTGAATCAGAAATGGCGCACGTCCATCAACCGATTTGCTGAGGCGATGACGCTGTTCGCGGTTGCCTGCGCGGCCATGTTCCCGCTGCTGCACACCGGCCGCCCGTGGTTGGCGGCATACTGGCTTTTCCCGTATCCGAACACAATGGGCATTTGGCCGCAGTTCCGCAGCCCGCTCATTTGGGACGTTTTTGCGGTATCGACCTACGCGACTGTTTCGCTGCTGTTCTGGTATGTGGGCCTGATCCCCGATTTCGCAACGCTTCGCGATCGGGCAAAAAACAAGTATTACCGCTTCGTTTACGCCATTCTCGCTTGGGGCTGGCGCGGGAGCGCCAGGCACTGGCATCGTTATGAGATCACGTATCTTATACTAGCCGGGCTTTCTACGCCGCTAGTTCTTTCGGTACACTCGATCGTTTCATTCGACTTCGCGGTGTCACAGATCCCGGGCTGGCACGCTACCATCTTTCCGCCCTATTTCGTCGCCGGTGCTATCTTTGCCGGTTTCGCAATGGTGCTGATACTTTGCATTCCGCTGAGGCATTGGTATCGTATGCAGGATTTCATAACGCATACGCACCTTGTTTATATGGGCAAGGTCATGCTCGCGACCGGGCTGATCGTCTGTTACGGCTATGCGATGGAGGCGTTTTTCGGTTGGTACAGCGTCGCGGAATATGAGGTCTTCATGGTGAAGAACCGCATATGGGAAGGCCCGTATTGGTGGTCATATTGGCTGCTGATCCTGTGCAACGGCATGTCGATCCAGCTGCTTTGGTTCAAACGTTTCCGCGAATCGGAATTCTGGCTTTTCACGATCTCGGTTGTCGTGAGCGTCGGTATGTGGCTGGAACGTTTCGTGATCATCGTGACCAGCCTGCACAGGGATTTCCTCCCGTCCTCATGGGCGATGTACAGCCCGCAGATCTGGGACTGGACGATGTTCATCGGCACCATCGGCTTCTTCTTTACGCTGATCTATCTGTTCGTTAGATTTGTGCCGATCATCTCGATATTCGAGGTCAGGACGCTGCTGCCTGACGCAAACGTTCACGGACATCAGCAGGATTTTGACGAGAGTGTTCTCGAGGTTGAATCTACTTACGACCGCACGGATCCGCCGAACAGCTGA
- a CDS encoding ROK family protein has translation MKYCGLSIESQKLRGVCIGDSGSLIDSFVEDLDQSLDPVERVKETLSKRQKALEGCDRLGIAVPGLVTAKGRITHSALIPEHSGLELAKAISERTGKEVLLENDANCAAYGELQLGAGRGSSDIFYITLGEGVGGAFIFGGKIWRGTAGFAGEFGYVPIDADGNRLEDMASAANIVRRTRSRLHTDNTTSLAQKGEDNIELDDIILAADQGDEFARMMIERTGTYVGVAAASVINLLNIESIIVGGSTMRAGGLLLEALKERARELSFEPAFETTRFAVGELGDNASALGAALLCRADR, from the coding sequence ATGAAATATTGTGGTCTGTCAATTGAGTCACAAAAGCTGCGGGGCGTTTGCATTGGCGATTCCGGTTCGCTGATCGACTCTTTTGTCGAAGATCTCGACCAGTCACTGGACCCTGTCGAACGCGTAAAAGAAACGCTCTCAAAACGGCAGAAAGCTCTTGAGGGCTGCGATCGTCTTGGTATCGCCGTCCCCGGACTTGTTACCGCAAAAGGCCGAATTACGCACTCTGCGTTGATCCCAGAGCATTCCGGCCTTGAATTAGCGAAGGCCATCTCCGAACGAACGGGGAAAGAAGTGCTGTTGGAGAACGATGCCAACTGTGCCGCCTATGGTGAACTTCAATTGGGTGCGGGCCGGGGCAGCAGCGACATCTTCTACATCACTCTCGGCGAGGGCGTAGGCGGCGCGTTCATTTTCGGCGGCAAGATCTGGCGGGGTACGGCAGGATTCGCCGGTGAGTTCGGTTATGTACCGATCGACGCCGACGGAAATAGGCTCGAGGACATGGCATCTGCCGCTAATATTGTCCGGAGGACACGCAGCCGTCTACATACTGACAACACCACCTCGCTTGCTCAGAAAGGCGAGGACAATATCGAACTTGACGACATAATTCTCGCCGCTGACCAAGGCGATGAATTTGCCCGCATGATGATCGAACGGACAGGCACCTATGTCGGTGTCGCGGCCGCCAGTGTGATCAATCTGCTGAATATTGAGTCGATCATTGTTGGGGGCAGCACAATGCGGGCAGGCGGGCTATTGCTTGAAGCCTTGAAGGAAAGAGCTAGGGAACTGTCATTTGAGCCGGCGTTCGAGACCACCCGTTTTGCGGTCGGTGAACTCGGGGACAATGCGTCGGCTCTTGGTGCAGCGTTGCTCTGCAGGGCAGACAGATGA
- a CDS encoding cytochrome c3 family protein, producing MAQVFNKSANNIARISMVMVAVLAGTAFYAYTQIARSSYLTGRYVEKQQPVQFSHKHHVGDDGIDCRYCHTTVETTASAGMPSTQTCMNCHSQIWADSPYLELVQKSFRENKPIQWERVHDLPEYTYFNHSIHVAKGIGCSSCHGAIDNMPAVYQENTLQMEWCLACHREPEKFIRPKSEIFNMQWQDSDLSPADRDKLKADYKIRSKEMLTSCSVCHR from the coding sequence ATGGCTCAAGTCTTTAATAAAAGCGCGAACAACATCGCCCGTATAAGTATGGTGATGGTGGCGGTCTTGGCAGGAACGGCGTTCTACGCCTACACGCAGATCGCCCGGTCGTCATATCTGACGGGAAGATACGTAGAGAAGCAGCAGCCCGTGCAGTTCAGCCACAAGCACCACGTAGGTGATGACGGCATCGACTGCCGGTATTGCCATACCACTGTGGAGACTACGGCTTCTGCCGGTATGCCTTCAACTCAGACGTGTATGAACTGCCACAGCCAGATCTGGGCGGACAGCCCTTATCTTGAGCTCGTTCAAAAGAGTTTTCGCGAGAACAAGCCCATACAGTGGGAGCGTGTTCACGACCTGCCGGAATATACATATTTTAATCACAGCATCCACGTGGCAAAAGGCATAGGCTGTTCCTCGTGCCATGGAGCCATCGACAATATGCCTGCGGTATATCAGGAGAACACGCTCCAGATGGAGTGGTGCCTGGCGTGTCACCGCGAGCCGGAGAAGTTCATTCGTCCCAAATCTGAGATCTTCAACATGCAGTGGCAGGATTCGGATCTTTCGCCTGCCGACCGTGACAAGCTGAAGGCCGATTACAAGATCAGGAGTAAGGAAATGCTGACAAGCTGTTCAGTTTGTCACAGATAG